In the Deferribacter desulfuricans SSM1 genome, AGAATCTGTCTCAAACCATAACCTGCGTGCTCAACCAAACCTAAAAGAAAATGTTCAGTTGATACATATTCATCTTTAAACTGTTTAATCGATTCAAAAGCATAATCGATAGCTTTTTTTGCATCTTGAGACATATAAACTTGTTCAGAACCACTAACCTTTGGTAAACCATCAATAGCTTTTATCAAATCTTCTTTTAAAGATGCTATATTAACACCTATTTTCTGCAAAAGAGGGACTATCAACCCATCTTCCTGAGTGATCAAAGCATATAATATATGATCTGGTAATAATTGTTGTTGCTGTTTATCTTCAACCAACTTTATGGCATTCTGCAATGCCTCACTTGCTTTTATAGTCATTTTATTCCAATTTATCATAATTCACCTCCAAATTACTCTTTTTCAATTTTTACTTTGATAATATTGGCTTTTTTAGTAGGGACTATTGCCCCCTCTTTTAAATTTTTGTCAACATCTTCTCCTAATTTATTTTTTATATAGTCAAGCAACATTCTAACCTGGGATTGAAGTTCATTGATTTGCTCCCTCATATTTAAAATAATCTCTACACCTGCAAGATTTACTCCTAAATCCTTCGTTAATGTAATTATAAACTTCAACTTTTCTATATCCTCATCAGAATATAACCTTGTGTTGCCTTCCGTTCGTGTTGGCTTTATAAATCCTAATCTTTCATATTGCCTCAAGGTTTGGGGGTGAATATCTAACATTTCAGAAACAATACTTATCACATACAACGGTTTTTTTCTCATAAGCTACCCCCTATAACCTTCCTTTTGACAGTAAAACATCTCTATTAACAATGTTGTACCTCTTGCTCATATCTTTTAAAATTTTTCTATCTTCTTCAATAGCAACCTGAGGTACTTTAACATTTACTACAATATATAAATCTCCATTACCTCCACCTTTTAGATGAGGCACACCTTTACCTCTAATTCTAAATTTCTGACCAGGCTGTGTCCCTGCAGGGATATTTATATTAACAGCACCATAAGGTGTAGGCACTGTAATTTTCTCACCTAAAGCAGCCTCAAACATATCAATATCCACATTCACATAAAGGTTATCACCTTCTCTTTTATATATCTCATGAGGTATAACATTTGTTACAATGTATAAATCACCACTTGGGCCACCATTTATGCCATCATTACCTTTTCCAGGAACTCTAACTTTTGAATTATTATCAACACCAGCAGGTATCCTAACCTTTATTTTTTCTGTCACATAAAATCTTCCTCTACCACCACACTTATTACATGGTTTATAAATTATCTCACCTTCACCTTTACATTGTGGACAAGTAGTTGTAATTGCAAAGAAACCAGAACCTTGTTTAACGACACCGCTACCTCCACAAACACCACATACGGACTTCTCACCACCTTTTCCATGGCATGCATCACAGTTTTTTAACCTTCTAACAGATAATTCAATTGTATTACCAAAAATTACATCCCTAAAAGGGATTTGAATATTATAGTATAAATCTTCACCTCTTTGAGGCGTACTCTTTCTTGACTTAGCACCACCTCTTTTTGAACCAGTGCCAAAAATCTCTTCAAAAATATCTTTAAAAATATCAAAATCACCGTATGTAGTTTTAAAATTTTCAAAATTCATATTTGAAAAATCATAACCCTGACCACTTGAAGTAAAAGCATCGTGCCCTAAAGTATCATACTGTTTCCTCTTTTCAGGGTCAGATAATACTGCGTAAGCTTCTGATATCTTTTTAAACTTCTCTTCAGCTTCTTTATTCCCAGGGTTTAAATCAGGATGGTATTTTCTTGCAAGTTTACGATAAGCTTTTTTTATCTCATCCTGAGATGCATTTTTACTTACACCCAGTATATCATAATATGTCTCTGCCATAACTCACCCTCTACTCCCTTTTGAGAAAGGGGGATGTCCCCCCTTATTAATCTTCTTTTATTACGTTTATTACTTTTGGTTTTTCCTTTTCACTTTTTGCTATACTGATTTTCAAAATACCATCCTTTAAGCTTGCCTTTACTTTATTAACATCTACATTTTCTGGTAACTGAAAACTTCTTACAAATTTACCGTAAGGTCTCTCCAATCTATAGTAATTTTCAGCAGCATTTTCTGGCAACTTTCTCTCACCTTTAATAGTTAAAATGTTATCAGAAATTTGAATATCTATATCTTCTTCTTTCATTCCAGGCACTTCAACGATCAAAACAACATCTTTCTCTGTTTCAAGCACATCTACCGGTGGTATCCAGTCAGTTTGTGGAGAATTCTTTCTAGTAGCTAAAGTATCATCAAACATTCTGTTGATTCTTTCCTGAATTGAAATCAAATCTTTCAAAGGATCCCATCTTACTATTGCCATATTTACCTCCTATTTTCGATTTTAGTCATTTTATAAAATATACTTGAGTCGATTTATGTCAAGTCTTTTTATAAAGAAAAACTCAATTTTTTTAACTGTATAATAATAGAGACTGTTGTACAATAAATTAAGTTTATGCTAACATAGTAGTTTTGAGATTGCTTCCCCCGCCATTTACGTTAGCATTTTAATAGTTTACTTTTATAAACATAGATGAAACAAAACTTTAAATTAAAAAACCTACTGCTAAATGGCGGGGTCGCAATGACCCAAAATTGTTGTCATTGCGAGGAGCAAATGCGACGAAGCAATCTCATGATGATGATAATTATCAACAAGTTAGTCTATTGTGCAACATCCTCAATTTAAATTAATGAAGGAGGTCACAATGATCGCATTTTAGGGCAATTGCGAAATAACTACATTATTATAACATTGCCATTAACTTAGACTCTTTTGTAAAAGCCTCTGTTGTTACTACCAATTTTTATTTTTTCTTCAATCTCTTTCTGATTTTTTCAATAAACCCTGCTTCTGGATAGGCATACAAAATACCATTATCCATTTTCTTAATACTTAGTTTAAGACCAATTTTAGGTTTTACATCACCTATATATCTTGCTAAGAATTTTTTCTGTTTTCTTTGCACCATTACTAAATTCAAAGGAGAGTTAACCCCTTCTGGAGTAATATAAAGCTCTGTAAAAGAATATATTTGTGGAATTTTGCTCATTTTCTCTTTTTTAGATTTTCTTTTATCATTAAAGTCATATCTCAAAGTTGACTTCACCTTACTACCTCTTCTTTTTAATATTATCACAAAATTATTTGTTGCTAATCCTCCTATACTTTGAGTCAGAGCAACATCACATCTTTTAAGGGATATCTCATCGTTGTACTTCCCATTCATAATATTATAAACTTCTACCACCTGTGCTAAACCTGATGCTCCAACAGGATGACCTCTTGATTTTAGCCCACCTGAAATATTAACAGGCAATTTCCCATCATGATACCCAAGTCTTTCTTCATAAAACCTGATAATCTCCTTTTTATCCACCAACCCAGTATCAATTAGGCCAGTTACTTCAAAAGGGGTAAAGGCATCATGAATCTCAGCAAAATCTATATCCATAGGGCTCAATCCTGCCATTTTAAAAGCATTAAATGCAGCAGCTTTTGTAGACTCAAAAGATGTGATAATCTCTCTTTCACACAACGCTTGCCTATCTGTACCCTGACCAATTCCCGCAACAACAATATCACCTTTTTCAGAAGACAAATAAACTGCTGCAGCGCCATCACTGATTGGAGCACAGTCATAAAGCGAAAGTGGACTAGATACTATTTTACTTTTAATATAGGTATCAAAATCAATTTCTTTTCTAAATTGGGCAAATTCGTTAAACTGACCATAATAGTGATTTTTTTCTGCTACATAAAAAAGAAGTTTTTTCAACACATCTTTTTTAATTTTATTCTCGTATGCGAATCTGTTTGTTACAAGCGCAGCCAGTGCCGGCATTGTTGCTCCAGTTTTTCTTTCTGCAGGGTGTATCACCTCTGCTAAAATTTTTGTTACTCTATTTGTCGGCATTTCTGTCATCTTTTCTGCAGCGATCACCAAAACATTTTTATAGATTCCTGATTTTACTGCAGCATAAGCATAATACAACACTGCTGCACCAGTGCTTGAAGCTGTTTCTATTCTGACTGCAGGAATTTTATACAAGCCAAGTTTATCCAACACATAAGAAGCAATATTACCAACTCCTGTAAACTCTTCTGGATTCATTAACCCAATAAATACAGCATCCACATCACTTATATCAGTTTTCATATTAAAAACTGCTTCTTGTATAAGATGAATTATATTAGACTTTCTTTTCCCAAATTTTGATAGTCCAGCCTTGTAGATAAAAACACCCATACAACTCTCCCAACTTTTTGTTATTATTTTAACTTGAATTTTCAAAAAATAAATCCTAAAAAAACAAAAACTTTTAGAGGAATTCATGAGAGTAGCAGGTATAGATATCGGAACAAATACTGTTAGATTGATAATAGCAGATGTAAAAAACGAAAAAATCGATAGAATTATCTTTCAAAATAGAAAAATAACAAGGCTTGGTGAAAATTTTATAAACACAAAATACTTATCAAAAGAAGCTATCATAAGAACTGTCTTAGCATTACAGCAATTTAAAGAAATAATGGACACTTTTTTTGTAAATAAATATTATGCCGTTGCCACAAGTGCTGTTAGAGAAGCAGAAAATGGGGATGAGTTTTTATCTTTGTGTGAAGAAATAAATTTAAAAGTTGATGTTATTGATGGAGAAAAAGAAGCTAAATTGACCCTTTTAGGCGTAACATCTGGTTTATCCATCGATAGTGATAATTTTTTAATATTTGATATTGGTGGAGGCTCAACAGAATTTATTTATAAAGATGGAGATAACTTAATTTTCAAAAGCGCTCCAATGGGTGTAGTAAAATTTGCAGATAAGTTTGATTTTAAATCAAAAGTAAGTGACAATCTTTTAGAAAAAACTAAAGAAGAAATATTAACTTACTTGGATAGCTTAAATTTTATTAAGGAAGCTAAACAGTTGATTGCAACTGCGGGCACACCAACAACTCTAGCAGCCATTCATCTAAAATTAGAAAATTATGACTATAAAAAAGTCCATGGCTTAACATTAGAAAAATCCAATATTGAAAATATCTTAAAGAAATTATGCTCTATGGATGCAACTGAAAGAAAAAATATCCCAGGGCTCGAGCCTGGCAGAGAAGATCTTATCATTCCAGGAACTTTAATAATGCTTCAAATTATGGATATTGCTAAAGCCGAAAAATTAACCGTCAGCGATTTTGGAGTTAGAGAAGGGGTAGCATTATATGCAGCCACACTTTATTAGTCTTATATCAACTCCAATTTTAACAGGTTTTGTTGGATATTTTACAAATTTTCTCGCTATTAAAATGCTATTTAAGCCATATCAAAAAAGATGGTACTCTTTTGGATGGCAAGGCGTTATTCCAAAAAATAGAAATAAATTAGCATACGAAATAGGAAAACTTGTTGGGAATGAATTAATTACAGAAAAAGAATTAAAAAAAGCCATAGAGTCTGAAAAATTTCAGTACGTCCTTGAACATACAATTGAAAACGAGATAAAAAATTTTTTGGATAAAGACTTCGGAAATCTTTCTGAAATTATAGAATCTTTTGGTTTAGATATTGATGATATTATAACATCCATTTTCAATTCAAACAATATAGATCTCTCATCCATATTAAATGAATTATTAAATAATTCAATTGCAAACATAAACAAAAAGAAAATCTCAGAGTTTAACAATTTTGAACAAATAGTAGACAGTTTTCTAAATAGTTTCTTTGAAAATGAAAATTTAAAAGAATATCTAGCAAATGAAATTATTTCATACATCAACAATTTTCTTCTTTCAGGGAAATCGATTTCAAATTTATTGTCTGAGGAACAACAAAATTTAATAATAGAAAAAGTCGCTCAAATTTCAGATAATATAATAAGCTTTATTGACAAGCTGTTACAAGACAAATCAATTAAAGAAAAATTGGTAAAAAAGCTTATAGAAATAAAGAATCAATATTTTGGCAATGGTTTTATTGACCAACTCAAACTGGGTGTATTAAATATTTTTTTAAATGAGGACACAATAAGAGAACTAATTAACAATGAATTGCCAAAACTTATCAAATCTATAAAAGAAGATGAAACAGTAAAGCTAAAAATAGAAGAGTTTATAAAATTAAAAACTGAGCAATTTTTAAAAACACCCATCTATAAACTTGCCGAAAAAATAGGTTTAGAAAATCTTTATTCATCATATATAAAAATTGTAAACTGGTTAAAGAATGAATTATTATCCATCAATTTGAAAAATAAGCTTTCTGAGAAAATCAAAAATTATTTCATACAAAATCCTGATTTAACAATATCAGATATTATAAAAAAATTTGGTATAAATCCTGAAACAATCAAATTTAATTTAACAGAAAAGGAAATTCATACAATTATTCCTGTAATAAGCAAATCTATTGAAAACATCTTGAAAAATATCCCTATTGGTAATATTTACAACAAAATTCCCAAAAAAACATTTTTTAGTATTAAAGAATCTGTAATTAAAGGAGTTAATGGCATTTTAGAATCAAATATTGATAAGATTGTGACTTCATTAAATATCGACAAATTAGTGGAAGATAAAATTAACTCACTTGATCTTCAAAAATTAGAAGATCTTATATTTTCATTTATGAAAGATCAATTTAAATGGATAAATATTTTAGGATTTATTCTTGGTTTTATGTTTGGTTTGATTCAATCCGTATTACTACTTTTTGTCCATTAAGTTATTATTTTATTTTCAATACCTTTGCCCCCTTTATCTTTTTATTTTTGAGCTCCTTTAACGCTTTATTAGCTTCTTCAAGGTCAAAAAGTTGATATTCAGGTTTAATCTGTGCATCTGCAGCTATATTTATAAACTCATCAATATCTTTTAATGTTACATTCGCAACAGACTTTATCTCTTTTTCAAGCCACAAATGCTCTTCATAGCGAATATTTAAAAGATAATCTTTATCTACATCCTCTTTTCTAATTGCATTTATCACCATTCTACCAGAAGGGAGTAAATTTTTCATCCCTTCTACTATAGGTTTCCAGACTGGAGTAGTATCAATAATTGCATGAAGCTTTTCTGGAGAAAAGTCAGCCGTATCACCAGCCCAAACTGCACCTAAAGAAAGGGCAAACTCCCTTTCAGCTGGATTTCTGGCAAAGACAAATACTTCGGTATCTGGATAAAGAAAATTTACCAATTTTAGTACCAGATGGGCAGAAGCTCCAAAACCTGTAAGCCCTAACCTATCCCCATTATTAATATTTGCTAGCTTTAGTGATCTATAACCTATCGCTCCAGCACATAGAAGAGGTGCAGCCTCATAATCGCTGAAATAATCAGGAATTTTAACAGCATAATCTTCACCTATTTTAAAATATTCTGCATATCCACCATTTGCATCTCTACCAGTTGCTTTAAAATTGGTACATAAATTTTCCAACCCCTTTTTACAAAACTCACATTCACCGCATGCAGAATAAATCCATCCAATACCAACTCTATCCCCAATATCAAATTTCGTAACACCTTCCCCTTTCCGTACAACTCTTCCTACAATTTGATGTCCTGGAATAACAGGCAAAACAGGAGGAGGAGTTCTCCCTTCTATCTCATCAAGCTCAGTATGACATACACCACATGCAGAAACCTCAACTAAAATTTCATTTCGCCCAACCTCTGGTATTGGTAAATCTACAAGCGTTAAAGGTTGCTCCTCTTCTAATACATTACACAGCTTATCTATCACAAGCGCTTTCATAATCTCCTCCCTGCTGCATATTATCTATGAGTTATTTTAAGTATACACACATTATTTGCAATAAATTTTATAATCAATTCTTTACAAAAATTAAAAATAATAATAAAAAAGCACCATGTTAATTGATAAGCTTTTTGTTTATGGACTTTTAAAAAAAGGGTATCCAAACTATTCACTGATTGAACCATATATAATCACTTCCATCGATGCATACACTTTTGGTTCCTTGTATATGATAAATGATAAACATCCAGCCTATATAAAAAGTGGTAATAATAAGATTGAAGGTACTTTATATTTCATTTCTAACACAAAAATTATTTTTAAAATTTTAGATTACATTGAACAAGGGTATAAAAGAGAAGTTACAACAGTTTATGACAAAGATAATAACGAATATTTGGCATGGATTTATACATATTTAGGTAACTTAAAAGATGCCAAGCTATTACCTGAAGGCAAATTTACAAAAAAATATTTATAAAAGGAGAATATATGAAATACGAAGCGGTAATCGGCTTAGAGGTACATGTGCAACTATCCACAAAAAGTAAAATTTTTTGCTCCTGCTCCACAGAGTTTGGGGCTGACCCAAATACACACGTTTGCCCAGTCTGCTTGGGTATGCCAGGGGTTTTACCTGTATTAAACAAACAGGTTGTAGAATATACGATAAAAGCAGGGCTTGCTTTAAACTGTGATATTCAAAGAAAAAGTGTTTTTGCCAGAAAAAACTATTTTTATCCAGACCTTCCAAAAGGTTATCAGATATCACAATATGAGCTACCTATTTGTTTAAACGGTTTTATCGAAATAGAAATCGATGGGGTAAAAAAGAAAATAGGTATAACAAGAATCCACATGGAAGAAGATGCAGGGAAATCAATACATGGAGAAAATTTGGGGTCACCAGCTCATAGCTATGTAGACTTAAACAGAACTGGTGTACCTTTGATAGAAATTGTTAGTGAGCCAGATATCAGAACACCTGAGGAAGCGAGAGCTTATCTACAAAAATTAAAGACTATACTCGAATATATAGAGGTCTCCGACTGTAATATGGAAGAAGGTTCTCTCAGATGTGATGCAAATATTTCTCTAAGACCTGTTGGCGAAACAAAATTCGGAACGAAAACAGAAATAAAAAATATGAATTCTTTTAGAAATGTCCAAAGAGCTATTGAGTTTGAAATAAAAAGACAGGCTAAAATCTTAGATGAAGGTGGTACCATCGTTCAGGAAACTAGACTCTGGGATCCAAACAAGGGGATTACTGTATCAATGAGAAGCAAAGAAGAGGCACACGATTATAGATATTTCCCTGATCCTGACTTAGTACCATTGATAGTAGAAAATGATTGGATAGAAAAAGTAAAATCTACTTTGCCTGAGCTTCCTGATGCTAAAAAAGAAAGATTTATGAAAGAATATGGACTACCTTCTTATGATGCTGAAGTTTTAATATCAAACAAACATTATGCTGATTACTTCGAGCAATCAGTAAAAAACCACAACAACCCAAAAGCAATAAGCAACTGGATTATGAGTGAAGTATTAAGAGATGTTAATGAAAAAGGGTGTAATATATTTGAATTAAATGTAAAGCCTGAACACATTGCAGAAATTGTAAAACTGATTGATGATGGTAAAATCTCAGGTAAAATAGGTAAAGAGGTGTACCAGCTTGTCTTAGAAAGTGGAAAATCACCTGCTAAAATTGTAGAAGAGAAAGGGTTAATACAAATCAGTGATGAATCAGCAATAGAAGAAATAGTAAAAAAAGTGCTTGAAGCAAACCCAAAAGAAGTGGAAAGATATAAAAATGGGGAGAAGAAACTTCAAGGATTCTTTGTTGGCCAGGTAATGAAAGAGACAAAAGGGAAAGCAAATCCAAAACTTGTAAACCAGTTATTACAAAAGTTGCTATCATAAAATATAGATTAAGCTGTGGGGGGATGTCATGTTAAAAAAGATTGACCATATTGGTATTGCTGTCAAAAATATTGATGAAGCTTTATCTCTTTATAAAACTTTAGGTATAACACCTTATCATTTTGAAGAAGTGGAATCTCAAAAAGTTAAAACTGCATTTATAAAAGTTGGAGAATCAAATATTGAGTTATTAGAGCCCACTTCACCCGATAGCCCAATAGCAAAATTTATAGAAAAAAAAGGGGAAGGGATTCACCATATTGCTTATCTTGTGGATGATGTTAAATCTTGCTTAGAAAATCTTAAAGAAAAAGGGTTTAAACTAATAGATGAAGAGCCTAAAGCAGGAGCTCATGGAAAATTAATAGCCTTTGTTCATCCAAAAAGCACCAATGGCGTTTTAATGGAGCTCTGTGAACATGCAAAAAAGCATTGAAAAGCTCTTAAAAGGTGTCTTTGAGTTTAAAGAAAAAGACTTTGAAAAACTTCGTGATATTTATATTGAATTAAAAGATAAACAAAAGCCCCATACCCTTTTTATTGGATGCTCTGACTCAAGGGTTATTCCTAATCTAATAACAAAGACACTCCCAGGAGAGCTTTTTATTATAAGAAATGTTGCAAATATTGTACCACCTTACCGTATTGCAAAAGATTATGCTGGAACGACTGCAGCCATAGAATATGCTGTTAACATTTTAGAAGTAGAAAATATTATTGTTTGCGGACACTCAAACTGTGGAGGATGTAATACTTTGTTAAATGGTATTAAAAAATTGGATAACCTACCAAATATAAGAGAGTGGCTTAAAATTTCAGAACCTATTTTAAATGAGCTTAAAAATATTGAGATACATCATACTGAATATTTACAACTATTTGTAGAGCAAAACAATATTGTCCATCAAATAAAAAATCTTCTCACGTATCCATATATAAAAAAGAAAGTTCTGGATAAAAAATTACAAATTTTTGGATGGCATTACATAATTCAAACAGGGGACATTTTTACTTTCAATTTTGAAAAACAAAAATTCGAACCACTAACCCAATAGTAACTATTTAATTGTTTTAATGAAAAGAGGTAGCGCACAATAGCACTACCTCTTTATACCTTAGTGAAAACTACAGACTTTCTTATTCAGTTACTTCACATCTTCCACTATCATAATTAACATGAGCATCTAAAAAGTATAATCTGTCCATCTCCTTGTAGTTGCAGTCTTCTTTGAGCCCAAAGTACATCTCCCCTGCTCTACCACCGCTTGCACACATAAAAATTATATAACCATCTTTTGGAAGTTTATTAATAATGTAATCACACCCTTTTTTATACATGTCATCTACAGGAATATTGATAGCACCCTTTACATGCCCTTCTTCAAACTCCTCAGGAGTTCTAACATCCACTATATGAATATTATCTGGTCTATCATCAATCAATGTTTTGAAAAATTCAATATCTACAGTCCCTTCATCTGGACCAGGTTTAATTGCAGAAACACTTTTTTTAGCTGCAGTTGTTTTCTTTGCTACAGCTTTACCAGGCTTTACTATTGGAAAACCTTTTGCTTTCCACTCTGGGACGCCACCAGCATAAACATAAACTTTTTTATATCCAAATTTTTCTTTTAATAATCTAGCCACATTATGAGATTTTATACAATGATAGCCCGCACAAAAAACAACTATTGGCGCATTTTTATCTTCTGGCAACACATTTAAATAAGGATTTGGATCTCTCATAAACTTAGTATCAGGGATATTAATTGCACCAGGAATAGTTCCTTTTTTCCACTTCAATGCTGGTCTTGCATCCACAAAAAGCACACCTTTATCAAGCAGCTTCTTAGCATACTTGTAGGTAATTTCAGCGTAAGATTTCTTTGACCAATCCGGCATGCCTGCTAGATAAACTTTGATATTTGTGTACCCCTTATCTCTTAGATATTTAGCATCATGATAGCTTTTTACACATTTATATCCACCACAATAAGTAATTAATAATCTGTCTTTAGTAACTTTAAGTTGATCAAGCTGCCCAACATACTTATCAAACTTAGTGTCAGGGATACTGATAGCACCAGGGATATGGCCAGAATCATATTTTCTTTCTGGTCTTGCATCAATAAAAACCACTTTGTTAAATTTTCTCAAGCCATTTCCAACCAATCCTTTAACATAGTTAAAATCAACAATTTCAAATCCAGCTTCTTTGACCATCTGCTCAACAGATTTTCTAGGCTTTTCAGCCTTAGGAGC is a window encoding:
- a CDS encoding rhodanese-like domain-containing protein → MKKKLIKVLLALFVIGILFSGCAKQVQAPKAEKPRKSVEQMVKEAGFEIVDFNYVKGLVGNGLRKFNKVVFIDARPERKYDSGHIPGAISIPDTKFDKYVGQLDQLKVTKDRLLITYCGGYKCVKSYHDAKYLRDKGYTNIKVYLAGMPDWSKKSYAEITYKYAKKLLDKGVLFVDARPALKWKKGTIPGAINIPDTKFMRDPNPYLNVLPEDKNAPIVVFCAGYHCIKSHNVARLLKEKFGYKKVYVYAGGVPEWKAKGFPIVKPGKAVAKKTTAAKKSVSAIKPGPDEGTVDIEFFKTLIDDRPDNIHIVDVRTPEEFEEGHVKGAINIPVDDMYKKGCDYIINKLPKDGYIIFMCASGGRAGEMYFGLKEDCNYKEMDRLYFLDAHVNYDSGRCEVTE